The nucleotide sequence TTTAGTGATTGCACCTTGTTTTCGGTTGTCGCCACTTGAGTTTTCTTTGGGCACTAATCCTAAATAAGCCATGAGTTTTCTCGGGTGGTCAAAGCGTCTTAAATCACCTAACTCAGCAATAGTGCCTACAGCGACTAAAAAACGAATACCTCGCATCGCTTGCAATGCTTGAACAACTGGATAATAGCGCCATAGTTTTGCTTGATGTGCTAATTCATTAACTAATCGTTCAACGCGCTTAATACGTTCGGTAATGGTTTGTATCATCTCTTGCAGTACAATTTGTTGGCTTGGATGCGGCAAAACTAACTCAGTTAGCCAACGTAAATGTTGATTTGACCAGTTATCTTTTACCTTGGTGCTAATGTTATTACGTAAAAACAGACCTTTAAGTTGGTATTTAGCATCCTTTAAATCTTTCATGGCAGTTTCGCGTGCTCGGGACAAGTCACGAATAGCTTCATCTTCAGGCTCAGGGACATAAATAGGCGTTAAGTCTTCAGATTTAAGCAACTTAGCCAGTTTCATCGCATCACGTTTATCTGTTTTTACTTTATCCCCTGGCTTTTTAGGGATAAGCGAAGGCGCAACGACATAGCAGCAATGACCTAAGCTCGTCAGTAGTCGATAAATCCAATAGCCACAGGGGCCTGCTTCATAAACAAAATGCAATGTCGCATTGGGATATTTAGATTGATATTGGCTAGCAAGTTTAGTGATTGCGGCTTTAGTTGTTTTAATTTTTCCTTGATGAACCGTTTTTGCGCCACGTTGGTCTTCAATATGTGCAACTTCAGTCGATACTTTATGGGTATCTAATCCAATAAAAACTATGTTATGTTTACTCATGCTAGCCTCCAGTTTTAGTTGTTTAACACACTAATTATGGCTCTGGTTTTACTAACCCACGAATTTGGAGGCTAGCACCTCGTGGGGAGTCATTATGTCTATGTGTCTAAAGGATTATCGTGAAACTTGAAAGTATATTGGAAGAATTTAGAAGTTACTTACTCCTTAATTTTAAAGGTATATATTCAATTTTATCTGATGAACAAATTGAAGATTGGCTGCAAGCTAATTGGGAAATAATTGTTGAGTTCAGGCTTCAAAGTGTTGGTATTACTGAAGGCTTAATAGATATATATGGCAATGGCGCTGACTGTAACGGTGAAGGTTCAAGAGTATCATTACCAAAGTCACAACCGACTAGCGCTATTCATATAGCTCCTAATAATTAACTAGGACACCCATTCTAAATACTAATTTTAGTTAATATATTTATGACGTTCAACATATCCTACAGTTAGAACAAAAATCAGCAAGCCAAAGAGAAATTCTACAGGCTCGTTATGTTTTTAAAAGGAGTTTCGGTTAAATCATGGCTAAGAAGAAAATAATAACTATTGGTCTATCTCTTTGTGATGATGAAACAGAGTATAGCGATTTTGATTCAAATATATCTCTTCTAGATTGGGATATTGTTTTATTTAAACCTGATATTAAAGAATATGTTTATAGACGTGATTCCATGTTCCAAGGTAAACCATGTCTATCAGATGATGATTCATTTAAATTAAAAGCCCAGTGCGAACACTGGAAGAGAGAAATTAAATCTGCTGTTGAACATGGAAAGCTTGTCATAGTTTTTTTGGATGAGTTGACGGAAGTTAGTATTGCTACAGGTGAAAAAGAATTCTCCGGGACAGGTCGAAATCAAAAGATCACAAGAATTGTTGGAGCTTATGATAACTATTTTTCAATTCCACTAGAACTAAAGCCAACAAGTACCAACGGAAAAGAAATAAAGTTATCGGCAAAAAACTCTGAGGTTATATCTTCATATTGGCAAGAGTTTTGTTCTATATCTTCATATAAAGTAATTATTAACTCAGGAACATCACCATGTTTATTAACAAAGCATGGTGACAAAACTGTGGGAGTCATTGAGAGATCTAAAAATTCTAACGGCTCTATTATATGCCTACCTGACATTGATTTTTATTCTGAAGAATTTTTTGATGAAGAAGAAGAGTGGAGCGACACGGCGAAACAATTTGCTTCTAGGTTTGTTAAATCAATTGTAGCGTTAGATAAATCATTAAAAAGTTCAGGAGATCTCACACCAGAGCCTGATTGGTCGAAAAGTAAAATATATAAATTAAAAACAATTAACAGGACACTCATTCTAAATAAAATAGCACAACATTAAAGCGAAAACGTTAACTTCACTGAAAGCGGTAATATTGTTAACTAAAACTAACGATATGACTCTAGTATTTCATTCAGTGGTGTCTAAATACGTATTTTTAGACAAGTTCATCTTCAACGTAAGCTCTAGAACTACGTGGTTTGAAATGGAACGTTATATCAGTTTGATTGGGGACTCGTCGCGTTTACCCAAAGAGCTTATTGCAATGACTTAAGTTTTGTCGTCGTTTAAAATCTTGATGTTCGCAGTAGTCACTTAAGGCAGTTTCTCGGCCAACAGCGCCATGAAATTGTGTTCTAAATTCGGTAGTAATAATTAACCAGTGCTCTGCCGATATGTTTAAGCGTTTGAGTATCTCTGGTTGGCTTTGTTCGATAAAACCATGTTTGTCTGCTCGAATACTGCGCCCTGTTATATCAATGAGTTGCAGATGAAAAAATTAGCAAAATTAACAAAATTAACAGGACACTCATTCTAAATAAAATAGCACAACATTAAAGCGAAAACGTTAACTTCACTGAAAGCGGTAATATTGTTAACTAAAACTAACGATATGACTCTAGTATTTCATTCAGTGGTGTCTGAGAATTAACGAGGACACTCACTTTAAATATTATGCTAATTGATTCTTGAATTGACTAGTCTAAAAGTCATTTTTGAACACGATTTATCATGGGTGGCCTGA is from Colwellia sp. Arc7-635 and encodes:
- a CDS encoding IS110 family transposase, with protein sequence MSKHNIVFIGLDTHKVSTEVAHIEDQRGAKTVHQGKIKTTKAAITKLASQYQSKYPNATLHFVYEAGPCGYWIYRLLTSLGHCCYVVAPSLIPKKPGDKVKTDKRDAMKLAKLLKSEDLTPIYVPEPEDEAIRDLSRARETAMKDLKDAKYQLKGLFLRNNISTKVKDNWSNQHLRWLTELVLPHPSQQIVLQEMIQTITERIKRVERLVNELAHQAKLWRYYPVVQALQAMRGIRFLVAVGTIAELGDLRRFDHPRKLMAYLGLVPKENSSGDNRKQGAITKCGNGRARRLLIEGAQTYKHNANVSTELQKRQETLPKVVIDIAWKAQLRLCRRYKRLMQRGKHRNIVVAAIAREMLAYIWAISREVILVPVDPSTRISRVPA